In Streptomyces sp. SN-593, a single genomic region encodes these proteins:
- a CDS encoding carboxylesterase/lipase family protein, which yields MTAAVETESGPVEGIFGRDRSITVHRGIPYAAPPVGPLRWRPPEPPVRAQGVLKAGAFAPMCPQSPRDASRAGIDLPMSEDCLYLNVWAPTDAARRGPLPVLVWVYGGGFRAGTGAHPRYDGEALARRDLVVVTFNYRLGAFGFLATPELSAESAHGASGNYGLLDTIALLRWVRDNIAAFGGDPGRVTVAGQSAGAGTVNFLAMSPLAKGLFHRAIAQSHARYARDPELRYLATSYRTLADAEESGLTYAREHGARSLADLRALPWQKLVDGRPAFDTRVDSAGGGKPPMFRPVVDGWVLPHGYDETYAAGLQNDVPYLAGNNLHESGAVPESTFAEHRTRAASAVSPGLPPVHVTLDAFVTAARHRFGPMADEFLRLYPAGSDDEAARAGNAAVHDNSRISTYLWGAQWTERAARPVYTYFWTHPSPAQGQEPRRASHSSEIEFVFDNLTPGSAPWTDEDHEIAAVVSAYWANFAATGDPNGPGLPHWPAYSRHAPAVMELGAHFGPIPIADPDRLDFWRRFFLTQQPW from the coding sequence ATGACCGCAGCAGTGGAGACCGAGTCCGGCCCCGTCGAAGGCATCTTCGGCCGGGACCGCTCGATCACGGTCCACCGGGGCATCCCCTACGCCGCGCCCCCGGTCGGTCCGCTGCGCTGGCGGCCGCCGGAGCCGCCGGTCCGCGCGCAGGGCGTGCTCAAGGCGGGCGCGTTCGCGCCGATGTGCCCGCAGTCGCCGCGCGACGCCTCCCGGGCCGGCATCGACCTGCCGATGAGCGAGGACTGCCTGTACCTCAACGTCTGGGCGCCGACGGACGCGGCGCGGCGCGGCCCGCTGCCGGTGCTGGTCTGGGTCTACGGCGGCGGCTTCCGGGCCGGCACCGGCGCGCACCCGCGCTACGACGGGGAGGCGCTGGCCCGCCGGGACCTGGTCGTGGTGACCTTCAACTACCGGCTGGGCGCCTTCGGCTTCCTCGCCACGCCGGAGCTGAGCGCGGAGTCCGCGCACGGGGCGTCGGGCAACTACGGCCTGCTCGACACCATCGCGCTGCTGCGGTGGGTCCGCGACAACATCGCGGCGTTCGGCGGCGACCCGGGCCGGGTCACCGTCGCCGGGCAGTCGGCAGGCGCCGGGACGGTCAACTTCCTCGCCATGTCACCCCTGGCGAAGGGGCTGTTCCACCGGGCCATCGCGCAGAGCCACGCCCGCTACGCGCGGGACCCCGAACTGCGCTACCTGGCCACCTCCTACCGGACGCTCGCCGACGCCGAGGAGTCGGGGCTGACGTACGCGCGGGAGCACGGCGCGCGTTCGCTCGCCGACCTGCGCGCCCTGCCGTGGCAGAAGCTCGTGGACGGCCGGCCGGCCTTCGACACGCGGGTGGACAGCGCCGGCGGAGGCAAGCCGCCGATGTTCCGCCCGGTCGTCGACGGCTGGGTGCTGCCGCACGGCTACGACGAGACCTACGCCGCCGGCCTGCAGAACGACGTCCCCTACCTCGCCGGGAACAACCTGCACGAGAGCGGCGCGGTGCCCGAGTCCACCTTCGCCGAGCACCGCACGCGCGCGGCGTCCGCGGTGAGCCCGGGCCTGCCGCCGGTGCACGTGACGCTGGACGCCTTCGTCACCGCGGCCCGGCACCGGTTCGGCCCGATGGCCGACGAGTTCCTCCGGCTGTACCCGGCCGGCTCGGACGACGAGGCGGCGCGGGCCGGCAACGCGGCGGTCCACGACAACTCCCGCATATCCACCTACCTGTGGGGTGCCCAGTGGACCGAGCGGGCCGCCCGGCCCGTCTACACGTACTTCTGGACCCACCCGTCGCCGGCGCAGGGCCAGGAGCCGCGGCGGGCGTCGCACAGCTCGGAGATCGAGTTCGTCTTCGACAACCTCACCCCGGGCAGCGCCCCGTGGACGGACGAGGACCACGAGATCGCGGCGGTCGTCTCCGCGTACTGGGCCAACTTCGCCGCCACCGGCGACCCCAACGGCCCCGGCCTGCCCCACTGGCCCGCGTACTCCCGCCACGCCCCGGCCGTCATGGAACTGGGCGCGCACTTCGGGCCCATCCCGATCGCCGACCCGGACCGCCTCGACTTCTGGCGGCGCTTCTTCCTCACCCAGCAGCCCTGGTGA
- a CDS encoding SRPBCC family protein — MTDESPYEPVTVSRVVPAPPAAVFRVLTDPTRHTDLDGSGMLRGAVTETPVSRVGDVFTMRMYFAEHGHYEMDNHVVEFEQDRRVAWEPAAGRGHPGHRAPGSRWGHRWTWTLVPAGPDATLVTESYDCSRAPSAERAGMREGRVWTRSMERTLERLADAVDTAPLLPVDPEDPETLGT, encoded by the coding sequence ATGACCGACGAGTCCCCGTACGAGCCCGTGACGGTGTCGCGGGTGGTCCCCGCCCCGCCCGCGGCCGTCTTCCGCGTCCTCACCGACCCGACCCGGCACACCGACCTCGACGGCTCCGGCATGCTGCGCGGCGCCGTCACCGAGACCCCCGTCTCCCGCGTGGGCGACGTGTTCACGATGCGGATGTACTTCGCGGAGCACGGCCACTACGAGATGGACAACCACGTCGTGGAGTTCGAACAGGACCGCCGCGTCGCCTGGGAGCCCGCGGCGGGCCGCGGCCATCCCGGCCACCGGGCGCCGGGCAGCCGCTGGGGCCACCGCTGGACCTGGACCCTCGTCCCGGCCGGCCCCGACGCCACCCTCGTCACCGAGTCCTACGACTGCTCCCGCGCCCCGTCCGCCGAGCGCGCCGGCATGCGGGAGGGCCGGGTGTGGACCCGCAGCATGGAGCGCACCCTGGAACGCCTCGCCGACGCGGTCGACACCGCCCCCCTCCTGCCCGTGGACCCCGAGGACCCCGAGACCCTCGGGACGTAG
- a CDS encoding GNAT family N-acetyltransferase has product MTATTPFVRPYRPADLPALYAICLRTADAGQDASASYRAQDRDLVGAIFAAPYAVLEPGLAFVVDDGNGQAVGYVLGTGDTARFAERFRAEWLPTVAGRWPAPADPAAPGTPAEAMAALLHSPERMVLPALAGYPAHLHIDLLPRVQRSGHGRALMTAYLAALAAQGVPAVHLGMLTSNTAARAFYDRLGFHEIPVPSPGPLTYLGRATS; this is encoded by the coding sequence GTGACCGCCACGACCCCGTTCGTCCGCCCCTACCGTCCGGCGGACCTGCCCGCCCTCTACGCCATCTGCCTGCGCACCGCCGACGCCGGGCAGGACGCCTCCGCGTCGTACCGCGCGCAGGACCGCGACCTGGTCGGCGCGATCTTCGCGGCGCCCTACGCGGTGCTCGAACCCGGCCTCGCGTTCGTGGTCGACGACGGCAACGGGCAGGCGGTCGGCTACGTCCTCGGCACCGGTGACACCGCGCGGTTCGCCGAGCGGTTCCGGGCGGAGTGGCTGCCGACCGTCGCCGGGCGCTGGCCGGCGCCGGCGGACCCGGCCGCACCCGGCACGCCCGCCGAGGCGATGGCGGCGCTGCTGCACTCCCCCGAGCGGATGGTGCTGCCCGCGCTCGCCGGCTACCCCGCGCACCTGCACATCGACCTGCTGCCGCGGGTGCAGCGGTCCGGCCACGGGCGGGCCCTGATGACCGCGTACCTGGCCGCGCTGGCCGCGCAGGGGGTCCCGGCGGTGCACCTCGGCATGCTCACCTCCAACACCGCCGCCCGGGCGTTCTACGACCGGCTCGGCTTCCACGAGATCCCGGTGCCCTCCCCGGGCCCCCTCACGTACCTGGGCCGTGCCACGTCCTGA
- a CDS encoding glycoside hydrolase family 2 TIM barrel-domain containing protein — translation MHEAPSGPLPYYEDPGPGTGALPPRAWTAVSDARRVDLGGAWRFRLSPTADGADDAFARPGFDASGWDVLPVPSHWPLHGLGGGAGERDGGVPGARGGTPDYGRPAYTNIRYPFPIDPPRVPTENPTGDHLRGFDLPGDWPGGAAVLRFDGVDSCARVWLNGEELGTFKGSRLPVEFEVGELLRPRGNVLAVRVHQWSSGSYLEDQDMWWLPGVFRDVTLIERPEGAVADYFVHCAYDHLTGNGSLRVECDPPGAVTVPELGLDIATGETAVVPVEPWSAEAPRLYDAELATEGERVPLRIGFRTVRVEDGVLQVNGRRVLFRGVNRHEFDPDHGRVLDLETMRRDLLLMKQHNVNAVRTSHYPPHPAFLDLCDELGVWVVDECDLETHGFAEVGWRGNPVDDERWTPALLDRAARMVERDKNHPSVVMWSLGNECGTGRGLSAMADWIRRRDPARPIHYEGDPSCSDVDVYSRMYADHAECEAIGRRAEPPLPDADADRRRRAMPFLLCEYAHAMGNGPGGLTEYQRIFEAHPRCQGGFVWEWIDHGLRRRTPDGRAYFAYGGDFGEELHDGNFVCDGLLFPDRTPSPGLVEYKKVVQPVAFTADLARGLLTVTNRHDVADLSALAFRWVYEVEGEPAGQGRLHVPALAPGASARVRLPDAPRAAAGAEACWTVRAVLAEDTAWAPSGHEVAWQQFEVPRQAAPAGPPPGARHRPRRAGDGLLRLGPGRFGAADGVLRSLDGEPLAHGPRLDVWRAPTDNDRGTRWHPDGRLEHLWREAGFDRMRHRVDGVSLGDDALTVTTRVAPAASDLGLLAVYRWTAVGDVLGLDVEVVPQGPWTLPLPRLGIRLGLSPALDAVEWYGGGPGEAYPDTRRASRLGRYRSTVDALQTPYVRPQENGARADVRWAELRRADGSGLRVAGAPPFWLTARPWSTEHLAAAEHTYALDPGDVLWLHLDHALQGIGSHACGPEVLPEFRLDAVPSAFSLTFTPLRAGEGAGAADTPERP, via the coding sequence ATGCACGAGGCGCCGTCCGGGCCGCTTCCGTACTACGAGGACCCCGGGCCGGGCACGGGGGCGCTGCCTCCGCGGGCGTGGACGGCGGTGTCCGACGCGCGCCGGGTCGATCTCGGCGGGGCCTGGCGGTTCCGGCTCTCGCCGACCGCGGACGGCGCGGACGACGCGTTCGCCCGGCCCGGCTTCGACGCCTCCGGCTGGGACGTCCTGCCGGTGCCCTCGCACTGGCCGCTGCACGGCCTGGGCGGGGGCGCGGGCGAGCGGGACGGCGGTGTCCCCGGCGCGCGCGGCGGGACCCCGGACTACGGGCGGCCGGCCTACACCAACATCCGCTACCCCTTCCCGATTGACCCGCCGCGGGTGCCGACCGAGAACCCCACCGGGGACCACCTGCGCGGCTTCGACCTGCCCGGCGACTGGCCGGGCGGGGCCGCGGTGCTGCGCTTCGACGGGGTGGACTCCTGCGCCCGGGTCTGGCTCAACGGCGAGGAGCTGGGCACCTTCAAGGGCAGCCGGCTGCCGGTGGAGTTCGAGGTCGGCGAGCTGCTGCGGCCGCGCGGCAACGTGCTGGCGGTGCGGGTGCACCAGTGGTCCTCGGGCAGTTACCTGGAGGACCAGGACATGTGGTGGCTGCCGGGCGTCTTCCGCGACGTCACGCTGATCGAGCGGCCCGAGGGCGCCGTCGCCGACTACTTCGTGCACTGCGCGTACGACCACCTGACCGGGAACGGCTCGCTGCGGGTCGAGTGCGATCCGCCGGGGGCCGTGACCGTACCGGAGTTGGGCCTCGACATCGCGACCGGCGAGACCGCGGTGGTCCCGGTGGAGCCGTGGTCGGCCGAGGCGCCGCGGCTGTACGACGCGGAGTTGGCCACCGAGGGCGAGCGCGTCCCGCTGCGGATCGGCTTCCGCACGGTCCGCGTCGAGGACGGTGTGCTCCAGGTCAACGGGCGGCGCGTGCTGTTCCGCGGGGTGAACCGGCACGAGTTCGACCCCGACCACGGCCGGGTGCTGGACCTGGAGACGATGCGCCGCGACCTGCTGCTGATGAAGCAGCACAACGTCAACGCCGTCCGCACCAGCCACTACCCGCCGCACCCGGCCTTCCTCGACCTGTGCGACGAACTGGGCGTGTGGGTGGTCGACGAGTGCGACCTGGAGACCCACGGCTTCGCCGAGGTGGGCTGGCGCGGCAACCCGGTGGACGACGAGCGGTGGACGCCCGCCCTGCTGGACCGGGCCGCCAGGATGGTGGAGCGGGACAAGAACCACCCGTCGGTGGTGATGTGGTCGCTGGGCAACGAGTGCGGCACCGGGCGCGGCCTGTCCGCGATGGCCGACTGGATCAGGCGGCGCGACCCGGCCCGCCCGATCCACTACGAGGGCGACCCGTCCTGCTCGGACGTGGACGTCTACTCGCGGATGTACGCCGACCACGCGGAGTGCGAGGCGATCGGCCGGCGCGCCGAGCCGCCGCTCCCGGACGCCGACGCGGACCGGCGGCGCCGGGCGATGCCGTTCCTGCTGTGCGAGTACGCCCACGCGATGGGCAACGGCCCGGGCGGCCTCACCGAGTACCAGCGGATCTTCGAGGCGCACCCGCGCTGCCAGGGCGGCTTCGTGTGGGAGTGGATCGACCACGGGCTGCGCCGGCGGACCCCGGACGGCCGCGCGTACTTCGCGTACGGCGGGGACTTCGGCGAGGAACTGCACGACGGCAACTTCGTCTGCGACGGGCTGCTCTTCCCCGACCGCACCCCCTCCCCCGGCCTGGTCGAGTACAAGAAGGTGGTCCAGCCGGTCGCGTTCACCGCGGACCTGGCGCGCGGCCTGCTGACGGTCACCAACCGCCATGACGTCGCTGACCTGTCCGCGCTGGCCTTCCGGTGGGTCTACGAGGTGGAGGGCGAACCCGCCGGCCAGGGGCGGCTCCACGTGCCCGCCCTCGCGCCGGGCGCGAGCGCGCGGGTGCGGCTGCCGGACGCGCCGCGGGCCGCGGCGGGCGCCGAGGCGTGCTGGACGGTGCGGGCGGTGCTCGCCGAGGACACCGCCTGGGCGCCGTCCGGCCACGAAGTGGCCTGGCAGCAGTTCGAGGTGCCGCGGCAGGCCGCCCCGGCGGGGCCGCCGCCCGGCGCCCGGCACCGCCCGCGGCGGGCCGGGGACGGACTGCTGCGGCTCGGCCCGGGCCGGTTCGGCGCCGCCGACGGCGTCCTGCGCTCCCTGGACGGCGAGCCGCTGGCACACGGCCCGCGGCTGGACGTGTGGCGCGCACCGACCGACAACGACCGCGGCACCCGGTGGCACCCGGACGGCCGGCTGGAACACCTGTGGCGCGAGGCCGGGTTCGACCGGATGCGGCACCGCGTCGACGGCGTGTCCCTCGGCGACGACGCGCTGACCGTCACCACCCGGGTCGCGCCCGCCGCCTCGGACCTGGGACTGCTGGCGGTCTACCGCTGGACGGCGGTCGGCGACGTGCTCGGACTGGACGTCGAGGTCGTCCCGCAGGGCCCCTGGACACTGCCGCTGCCCCGGCTCGGCATACGCCTCGGACTCAGCCCCGCGCTCGACGCCGTCGAGTGGTACGGCGGCGGGCCCGGCGAGGCCTACCCGGACACCCGGCGGGCGTCCCGGCTCGGCCGGTACCGTTCGACCGTGGACGCCCTCCAGACGCCGTACGTGCGCCCCCAGGAGAACGGCGCGCGGGCCGACGTGCGGTGGGCGGAGCTGCGCCGCGCCGACGGGTCGGGGCTGCGGGTGGCCGGTGCGCCGCCGTTCTGGCTGACCGCCCGGCCGTGGAGCACCGAGCACCTCGCGGCCGCCGAGCACACGTACGCGCTGGACCCGGGCGACGTGCTGTGGCTGCACCTGGACCACGCGCTCCAGGGGATCGGCAGCCACGCGTGCGGGCCCGAGGTGCTGCCGGAGTTCCGGCTGGATGCCGTGCCGTCCGCGTTCTCCCTCACCTTCACCCCGCTGCGCGCCGGCGAAGGAGCCGGTGCCGCCGACACCCCGGAGCGACCGTGA
- a CDS encoding PD40 domain-containing protein, whose amino-acid sequence MPPDIKRRAFLTAGAATAAAALLPKPFAVAAAGPGKKGVMLMNRIGPSVSDLYVSDLDGTNERRLLTTSWLDYHAGFSHDGTSVVFTSDRGGDGNPNIYRASLDGSHVEPLVSGSGVDDAGVLSPDGRTLAFVSTRSGTGDYRAQIWLLDVRTGALTNLTGTRALAGDPSGPDGHFRPSWSPDGEWLAFASDRNTVWRGHDGGVGWEHTQELSVYVIRKDGTGFRQVATKPGYCLGSPKWSPDGSRIVYYEITTEATYAAHQQGGATSQIVSVDVATGTDRVQHTSGPDLKVAPQFIGAGEIGYLVKGGANEGLAYTSGTRPAVRRSLRSPCWSPDGRSVIYEKQALTPVRALDTPLYSWDPDWEYRFCDVFPVLSRQGRLAYTEKQLGNSSIVTNNARGTDRKVVFDPAGKISSPFPGAVGAYRPAWSPDGQWIAAGLGTWFVEDAPTNAVIRVRSDGSAWEQLTDGTQNCGFPSYSADGTEIVYRVWSEGASGLRVMNLDTGATRVLTEAEDNLPDWSPDGRRIVFTRRTSGANFDIYTIRPDGGDLRLLTTSGANDAHAVWNHDGRILYNTGMFGFQDEAVLYDETFQSYGQIMVMNADGSGKRALTNSLTEDSMPLYLPQSLLSS is encoded by the coding sequence ATGCCCCCTGACATCAAACGCCGAGCCTTCCTGACGGCCGGCGCCGCCACCGCCGCCGCCGCGCTGTTACCGAAGCCCTTCGCGGTGGCCGCCGCCGGCCCCGGCAAGAAGGGCGTGATGCTGATGAACCGGATCGGCCCGTCGGTGTCGGACCTGTACGTCTCCGACCTCGACGGTACGAACGAGCGCAGGCTGCTGACCACTTCCTGGCTCGACTACCACGCCGGCTTCTCCCACGACGGGACCTCGGTGGTCTTCACCTCCGACCGCGGGGGCGACGGCAACCCCAACATCTACCGCGCCTCACTGGACGGTTCGCACGTGGAGCCGCTGGTGAGCGGTTCCGGGGTGGACGACGCCGGCGTGCTCTCCCCCGACGGGCGGACCCTGGCCTTCGTCTCCACCCGTTCCGGCACCGGCGACTACCGCGCGCAGATCTGGCTGCTGGACGTCCGCACCGGCGCGCTCACCAACCTCACCGGCACGCGTGCCCTGGCCGGCGACCCCTCGGGGCCGGACGGCCACTTCCGGCCGTCCTGGTCCCCCGACGGCGAGTGGCTCGCGTTCGCCAGCGACCGCAACACCGTCTGGCGCGGCCACGACGGCGGCGTCGGCTGGGAGCACACCCAGGAACTGAGCGTCTACGTCATCAGGAAGGACGGCACCGGCTTCCGCCAGGTCGCCACCAAGCCGGGCTACTGCCTCGGCTCGCCGAAGTGGTCGCCCGACGGCAGCAGGATCGTCTACTACGAGATCACCACCGAGGCCACCTACGCCGCCCACCAGCAGGGCGGCGCGACGTCCCAGATCGTCTCGGTGGACGTGGCCACCGGCACCGACCGCGTCCAGCACACCTCCGGCCCGGACCTCAAGGTCGCGCCGCAGTTCATCGGCGCCGGCGAGATCGGCTACCTCGTCAAGGGCGGGGCGAACGAGGGCCTGGCCTACACCTCGGGCACCCGCCCGGCCGTCCGCCGGTCGCTGCGCTCCCCGTGCTGGTCGCCCGACGGCCGGTCGGTGATCTACGAGAAGCAGGCCCTCACCCCGGTGCGTGCGCTGGACACCCCTCTCTACAGCTGGGACCCGGACTGGGAGTACCGCTTCTGCGACGTCTTCCCGGTGCTGTCCCGGCAGGGCCGGCTCGCCTACACCGAGAAGCAGCTCGGCAACTCCTCCATCGTCACCAACAACGCGCGCGGCACCGACCGCAAGGTCGTCTTCGACCCGGCCGGCAAGATCTCCAGCCCGTTCCCCGGGGCCGTCGGCGCCTACCGGCCCGCCTGGTCGCCGGACGGGCAGTGGATCGCCGCCGGCCTGGGCACGTGGTTCGTGGAGGACGCGCCCACGAACGCGGTGATACGCGTCCGCAGCGACGGTTCGGCCTGGGAGCAGCTCACCGACGGCACGCAGAACTGCGGCTTCCCGAGTTACTCCGCCGACGGCACCGAGATCGTCTACCGGGTGTGGAGCGAGGGCGCGTCGGGCCTGCGCGTCATGAACCTCGACACCGGCGCGACCCGGGTGCTGACCGAGGCCGAGGACAACCTCCCGGACTGGTCCCCGGACGGCCGGCGGATCGTGTTCACCCGCCGCACCAGCGGCGCCAACTTCGACATCTACACCATCCGCCCGGACGGCGGCGACCTGCGCCTGCTGACCACCAGCGGCGCCAACGACGCGCACGCCGTCTGGAACCACGACGGCCGCATCCTCTACAACACCGGCATGTTCGGCTTCCAGGACGAGGCGGTGCTCTACGACGAGACCTTCCAGTCCTACGGCCAGATCATGGTCATGAACGCCGACGGCTCCGGTAAACGGGCGCTGACCAACAGCCTCACCGAGGACTCCATGCCGCTCTACCTCCCGCAGAGCCTCCTGTCCTCGTAA
- a CDS encoding GntR family transcriptional regulator: MEQSSNGGVVDDSRSSATRSSQAYEELRSLLLSGSIEPDTRLTEADLTRMFSVSRSTMRAVLARLTQEGYVTSEVNRGVRTRNFTPDEARDILEAREMLESALAGFAAERATDEEIAALRATLEEMADARARDDQAAYSQGNRRFHQQIKTAAHQHTLARAYDVLLYPLVMRQYRNLSARHPRTGSYEEHQAILLSIVTRNPDAATAAMRHHVATARHALVLK; the protein is encoded by the coding sequence GTGGAACAGAGCAGCAACGGCGGTGTCGTGGACGACAGCAGGTCGTCCGCCACCCGGTCCAGCCAGGCATACGAGGAACTGCGCTCGCTGCTGCTGTCGGGCAGCATCGAACCGGACACGCGGCTGACCGAAGCCGACCTGACCAGGATGTTCAGCGTCTCGCGCAGCACCATGCGGGCCGTGCTCGCACGCCTGACGCAGGAGGGGTACGTCACCAGCGAGGTCAACCGCGGCGTGCGGACCCGCAACTTCACGCCGGACGAGGCCCGCGACATCCTGGAGGCCCGCGAGATGCTGGAGTCCGCGCTGGCCGGGTTCGCCGCCGAGCGGGCCACCGACGAGGAGATCGCCGCGCTGCGCGCCACGCTGGAGGAGATGGCCGACGCCCGCGCCCGCGACGACCAGGCGGCGTACTCCCAGGGCAACCGGCGCTTCCACCAGCAGATCAAGACCGCCGCGCACCAGCACACGCTGGCGCGGGCCTACGACGTCCTGCTGTACCCGCTGGTGATGCGGCAGTACCGCAACCTCTCCGCCCGCCACCCGCGGACCGGGTCCTACGAGGAGCACCAGGCCATCCTGCTGTCCATCGTCACCCGCAACCCGGACGCCGCCACGGCCGCGATGCGCCACCACGTCGCCACCGCGCGGCACGCCCTGGTCCTGAAGTAG
- a CDS encoding ABC transporter substrate-binding protein produces MRRLTSDAGDAGPGRRAPRTGGGARLVAAGGTATLCAVTLTACGGASAADADGMTTVTVGVAGNIFDMPIRLADANGYFGKQKLKVKYVTTTAATGTSALQSGSIQFLNDSPTDFLSAVDRRVPETAIAADGGGNPLGLIVSTKFAKAHQLTAATPAAQVAKALDGSTGGSSSANTKGEASVYLKAYGVDPGKVKWVSLPSPAADKAALKSNQIDWFATSQPTPLAIQDTGDGVVVADSTKVKAWSEEQAGYGQVVVARNSYLSQHADVARKFATAVQQATAYMNANLDSATVQKVAAGALPGVSASVIKASLPQVEWPRSDAMKLSAWITTMTFINSLNALESGQAIVSSDNFTNRYLP; encoded by the coding sequence ATGAGACGCCTCACCTCGGACGCCGGCGACGCGGGTCCTGGCAGACGGGCCCCGCGCACGGGGGGCGGCGCCCGGCTCGTCGCGGCGGGGGGCACCGCGACCCTGTGCGCGGTGACGCTGACCGCGTGCGGAGGCGCCAGTGCCGCCGACGCGGACGGCATGACCACGGTCACCGTGGGGGTCGCGGGCAACATCTTCGACATGCCGATCCGACTGGCCGACGCCAACGGCTACTTCGGCAAGCAGAAGCTGAAGGTCAAGTACGTCACCACGACCGCGGCCACCGGCACCTCCGCCCTCCAGTCGGGCTCGATCCAGTTCCTCAACGACAGCCCCACCGACTTCCTGTCCGCCGTCGACCGCCGGGTCCCCGAGACGGCGATCGCCGCCGACGGCGGCGGCAACCCCCTCGGGCTGATCGTCAGCACCAAGTTCGCCAAGGCCCACCAGCTCACCGCCGCCACTCCCGCCGCCCAGGTCGCCAAGGCCCTCGACGGCTCGACCGGCGGCTCCAGCTCGGCGAACACCAAGGGCGAGGCGAGCGTCTACCTCAAGGCGTACGGCGTCGACCCCGGCAAGGTGAAGTGGGTCTCGCTGCCCAGCCCCGCCGCGGACAAGGCCGCCCTCAAGAGCAACCAGATCGACTGGTTCGCCACCTCCCAGCCCACCCCGCTCGCCATCCAGGACACCGGGGACGGCGTGGTCGTCGCCGACTCCACCAAGGTCAAAGCCTGGTCCGAGGAGCAGGCCGGATACGGCCAGGTCGTGGTGGCGCGCAACAGCTACCTGTCCCAGCACGCCGACGTGGCGAGGAAGTTCGCCACCGCGGTGCAGCAGGCCACCGCGTACATGAACGCCAACCTCGACTCCGCCACCGTCCAGAAGGTGGCGGCGGGGGCCCTGCCCGGAGTCTCCGCCTCCGTCATCAAGGCCAGCCTCCCCCAGGTCGAGTGGCCCAGGAGCGACGCGATGAAGCTGTCGGCGTGGATCACGACCATGACGTTCATCAACTCGCTGAACGCCCTGGAGTCGGGACAGGCGATCGTCTCCTCCGACAACTTCACCAACCGGTACCTGCCGTAG